A region from the Rosa rugosa chromosome 6, drRosRugo1.1, whole genome shotgun sequence genome encodes:
- the LOC133717647 gene encoding probable disease resistance RPP8-like protein 2, giving the protein MAGAIVSIVVERLASLTNEKLNPSSRRNQVVNNQIQKAQRELELLSSYLEDPNARQSDDEGVIAAIRDAACDLEDVIASFLLKEASNRNGSSMKIIAKRFACSCIGVAADRHKTVSEIKRIMVQLSDLSSSLSSYDIARLEAGIVYATFGPRNQLSWLTFSDDTDHIVNDSERVFYLTRHLVQEQNSPRVLSVWGMGGVGKTTLAKRVYNYDMVRQHFDCLAWVCVSREFQSRDVLQEILTQLISATDEQLRELAKMNAKEIETRLRITQKTKKCFVVLDDIWTCEAWDSLNLGFPREETKSKILLTTRDEQVALHADRKGLIYKVQPLTDPESWKLFEKRAFSRRDNEDSISEKESLGKKMLESCSGLPLAINVLAALLASKNRVVEWRTMSEKVEEYLRGHNGSDVTSQVMALSYDYLPERLQICFQYLGNFPEDYEIPVKTLTQLWMAEGLIAPISPGSAANMEDASYSYLDVLVERCMVQVVKYSLTGNIKIIRLHDLMLELCRKKAKRDNFLHVVNSSEAKEIQAASFNKVRRLAVRLDGIGHELAPPSDEKHVSLRSLLFFVRGHYYSDMYRKLMRSLCKDFKLLRVLKFEDMKAEPDIELPSNIGNLVHLRFLSLKNSEIKRLPSSAANLVCLETLDLRCVEWVSVKIPNVFRKMAKLRHLYLPLNHRVTVTEKLSLATLHNLQTLVNISSQDCDLKDLIVLTNLRKLVLHAWGPTEFETLEKIMKDGGITFRHLRSLSLVTVNGNGDIPTHIVLGCPDLLKLQLYGRIKEFPEDHQFSNLTKLTLEETDLQDCHIERLEKLANLKVLSLGMGAFKSETMVFSEGGFRQLQFLSLLGLCELKEWTVERGAMPSLYSLHIGYCWGLRAVPDGLQHISTLKELTIKRMYREFCNRLGEGGVDFDTISHVPSVTITNIR; this is encoded by the exons ATGGCTGGGGCTATCGTTTCAATTGTGGTGGAAAGGCTCGCTAGCTTGACTAATGAGAAATTGAATCCTTCGAGTCGAAGGAATCAAGTCGTGAATAATCAAATTCAGAAAGCACAAAGAGAGCTAGAATTGCTGAGTAGCTACCTCGAAGATCCAAATGCAAGACAAAGCGACGATGAAGGAGTAATTGCAGCAATTAGGGATGCTGCTTGTGATTTGGAGGATGTCATCGCATCTTTTCTCTTGAAAGAGGCTTCCAATAGGAACGGGAGTAGCATGAAGATTATTGCGAAAAGGTTTGCTTGCAGTTGCATCGGTGTTGCCGCTGATCGTCATAAGACTGTGTCAGAAATTAAGAGAATTATGGTCCAACTTTCAGATTTGAGCTCTAGTTTATCAAGTTATGACATAGCCAGGCTGGAAGCGGGTATTGTATACGCCACTTTTGGACCAAGGAATCAGTTGTCGTGGCTAACATTTTCTGATGATACAGACCATATTGTTAATGATTCCGAGCGCGTATTCTACTTGACTCGGCATTTGGTGCAAGAACAAAACAGCCCTAGAGTGCTGTCTGTTTGGGGCATGGGCGGTGTGGGGAAGACCACACTTGCAAAAAGAGTCTACAACTATGATATGGTTAGACAACATTTTGACTGCTTGGCTTGGGTGTGTGTGTCTCGAGAATTTCAATCCAGAGATGTTCTGCAAGAAATCTTAACTCAACTTATCAGTGCTACCGATGAGCAACTAAGAGAGCTTGCAAAGATGAATGCCAAGGAAATAGAAACACGGCTGCGTATTACACAAAAAACGAAAAAGTGTTTTGTAGTGCTTGATGACATTTGGACCTGTGAAGCATGGGATTCTTTGAATCTTGGGTTTCCCCGTGAGGAAACAAAGAGCAAAATATTACTCACTACTCGTGATGAACAAGTAGCTTTACATGCAGATAGAAAGGGTTTAATCTATAAAGTTCAACCACTAACTGACCCCGAAAGCTGGAAATTGTTCGAGAAGAGAGCATTTTCTAGACGGGATAATGAAG ACTCTATTAGCGAAAAGGAGTCATTAGGAAAGAAGATGCTTGAAAGTTGTAGTGGATTGCCATTAGCTATCAATGTGCTTGCAGCACTTCTAGCTAGTAAGAATAGGGTTGTAGAATGGAGAACTATGAGTGAGAAAGTTGAGGAATACTTGAGGGGACATAACGGATCTGATGTTACATCACAGGTGATGGCATTGAGTTACGATTACTTACCAGAACGCTTACAGATATGCTTTCAATATTTAGGCAATTTTCCTGAAGATTATGAGATACCAGTGAAAACATTGACCCAATTATGGATGGCAGAAGGTCTCATAGCTCCAATATCTCCAGGATCAGCAGCAAATATGGAAGATGCATCATATAGTTACTTGGATGTGTTGGTAGAGAGGTGCATGGTTCAAGTTGTAAAATATAGTTTAACTGGGAATATTAAAATCATTCGTCTCCATGATCTTATGCTAGAATTGTGCCGTAAAAAAGCAAAACGTGATAACTTTCTCCATGTTGTCAATTCTTCTGAAGCCAAAGAGATCCAGGCAGCATCATTCAACAAAGTTCGAAGACTTGCGGTCCGTTTAGACGGAATTGGTCATGAGTTAGCTCCGCCAAGTGATGAAAAACATGTTTCCCTAAGGTCTCTATTATTCTTTGTCCGAGGACACTATTACTCAGACATGTATAGAAAATTAATGCGGTCACTATGCAAGGATTTCAAATTGCTTAgagttttgaaatttgaagatATGAAGGCAGAACCAGACATAGAGTTGCCGAGTAATATTGGGAATTTAGTCCACTTGAGGTTTTTAAGTCTGAAGAACAGTGAAATAAAACGGTTACCATCATCTGCAGCTAATTTGGTATGTCTGGAAACTCTAGATTTACGTTGTGTGGAATGGGTTAGCGTTAAAATCCCAAATGTGTTTCGGAAGATGGCGAAGTTGAGACATTTATATTTACCCTTGAATCACAGAGTAACAGTAACTGAGAAGCTGTCATTGGCCACTCTTCACAATTTGCAGACGTTAGTCAACATTTCAAGTCAAGATTGTGATTTGAAGGATCTTATTGTGCTAACCAATCTAAGAAAACTAGTCCTGCATGCATGGGGACCAACCGAGTTCGAAACTCTGGAGAAAATCATGAAAGATGGAGGCATCACATTTCGCCATCTTCGGTCTCTATCTTTGGTGACAGTCAACGGCAATGGAGACATACCAACACATATAGTATTGGGCTGTCCTGATCTTTTGAAGCTGCAACTGTATGGAAGAATCAAAGAGTTCCCAGAAGATCACCAATTCTCAAACCTCACCAAGTTAACGCTGGAGGAAACTGATCTCCAGGACTGCCATATAGAAAGACTAGAGAAGCTAGCTAACTTAAAAGTACTTTCCCTTGGAATGGGTGCTTTCAAGTCAGAAACTATGGTTTTCTCCGAAGGAGGCTTTCGTCAACTTCAGTTTCTTTCCCTGCTTGGCTTATGTGAATTAAAGGAGTGGACAGTGGAGAGAGGAGCCATGCCAAGTCTCTACAGTTTGCACATCGGATATTGCTGGGGGTTGAGGGcagttccagatggacttcaacaTATTTCTACCCTCAAGGAGTTAACCATCAAACGGATGTATCGTGAATTCTGTAATAGACTTGGAGAAGGAGGAGTAGATTTCGATACAATCAGTCATGTACCTTCTGTTACAATAACAAACATTAGATGA